The Asterias rubens chromosome 1, eAstRub1.3, whole genome shotgun sequence genome segment CTTGTCATTATAAAGTATCAAAGTTTTCCTCCTGAGCTCATCTTCGCAATTTTCTGAACATCAAATTGTGCTGTCAACATTGCCATGTTCGTGGTGTCATCACACTCTTTGATTACCACGTAATATTGAAAACCACCTTAGTATCAGAAAATTATTGAAAGGTACATCGATCCTATAAGCcttatttctataccatccgcccgggtaatagttaaaggcagtggtcactattggtaattactcaaaataattattgtcataaaaacctttcttgattacgagtataaaacattgtgagaaacagctccctctgaagtgacgtagttttcgagaaaagaggttatttccacgaattttatttcgagacctcaaaataagatttcgatgtctcaaaatcaagtatctgaaagcccacaacttcgtgtgacaagggtgtttttttctttcatagttatctcgcaactttgacgactaattgagcacaaattttcacaggttttttattttatgcataagttgaaatacaccaagtgggaagactggtttttgacaattaccaatagtgtcaagtgtctttaaccattgcttcgtccttcggatgggacgtaaaccctttggttccatgtgttgtgtaacctatgtaaaataacccagtgcactttatcgaagagaagggggttcgccccggtgttcctggctgtggctgctgtatacgccgtagcaccttgtaaaacattatgagggcccaatttcatggctctgcttaccgccgaatttggcgcttacgatcgcgattccctgcttacgtgcaagcgcagaatttctgcgctagccttgtaagcgtagaatgcctagtaatgtgaagtacggacgcgcagaagccaaaattcgccgctaacccgtgaaatacgcttgccgtaagcacagaattccatgCTTCCGTACGtgtcgattctgtgcttacggtaagcagagccatgaaattgggcccaggtgctATGGTCTCGGAATTCATCATTGCAGTAACCTAtcttctgaaagtttgtatatactcagcgcattGAATACCTGTACCTTGTTtgatagatacgtgcgctataaaagatattatagttattattaatattatgtgtAGGATTTCTCAAGACTTTGATACAAATGTTTCACAGTACATTTAAGGAAAATAACTATGTCTTACCCCTGATACATCGTGGAAACTCAGTGAAGATGAATTGTACACTGTTTCAGATGAACAATCTTCTAGGTTCATGTTATCTCGGTAGTCGATCCGTTTTCCATAAAGGTCAAAGTTGAGAAGCCACAGCCCGGGCACAACACTGGCGAGGTACAGGAACACACTTGGGCAAAACCTACCAGGAGAGTTGAGAATTACACCTTCAAAAATGTGTCTAATTATTTGCATTGAACGGACAGAtaaccaggcctgtatgcttggtttttgaaagggcaagggcagcaaggcattttctccttggtaaagagcataACGTGATGAAGGttaacatttatattttatgcaaaaaatgcaattaattgaattgaatttaaattaATTGATGTAAGGAAAGACTGGTTACGTCGTCATTGTGATTCTTCTCTCTCATCCTGGTTCGGGACTGgcaaatgtttatatttatttacgtaattctttgttcaaccccaaatgaTTTCATTCAATGTTTGATTTTTGTATCTGTAGGCTATAATTATTTCCTTCATGTAGGTGTAATTAAACAATCTAGGAACAAACATCAATAAAGGATTTATTAATTATCTTCCTTTCACATATAAATCTGTAGTTTATCTTTCATTAGTGTCCAAACATTTTATACCACCGCAATCGACGGCCGGACAGAAATATGTAAGcctttctttgaaaaaaattcggTCTATTAATAAAAGGCGTACATGTTGAATATCgtatgcatacaaaataaagatCGGCATTCGACAAAACAAAAGTTCTCCAAAGTCACAAAACCTAGTCCTAAACCAACTGGGTTTGTTTTTAGGGGGAACAAAAATCATTGTGAATTTTATATTTGAGGTTTTATCAAGTTTACAGGCGTTTCGTCACCAGGAATTTTGTCTCACCAATATTGGACaatcaaagaaagaaaatagaCATTGTAGTCAAGATTGTAGTAAATAAACGGTTATTATAGAGTTCCACTCTGTTCCAGCTTTCTTACCATTTCCACTCTCCGTTTTTCGTCACTTTCAGCGTAAGCATCATCTCAAATGGTAGAAGACAAACCGGAATGATCAGCAAATAGAACAAGGGGTTCGAGTTGACGTCTGTAACTCGCCACACGGTGAGGATGCCGTGGATTGCAAAGAGAGAACGGGCCAGGATGGCCTTTATGACAGATACCAGCCCCATCGCAAGTGCTGGTTATTCGGTTCTCGCAACTAACTCTAAAACACAATAATTTGCGTTCTCAGACACGTCTCCTGCAAACAGTTTTCCAATTATTGAAATGGTGGCTGTGATGTATATCGTCTGTTGTGTATGATAATTTAATGTGATTTTAAGTCGGTGGTTGATTTGTTGTACTAACCACGATTAAACAAATCGATTGACCAATGCGCCTCCAACTTCTACTTCACACATCTGTTGCAACTTAATTTGTTAATCTCTGCTTTTCAACCTTTTAACTCTCGTCGTCAGTGCTTGGTCTACTAGTATTGGTATTAATACATCTGTATAATCGGTTAAAGTTATCGTTTGTTTGCGATCCCACTTTTGTACAGAGGTTCCAACTTTCACTCACTAGCATCTAAATACCCCATCCAGAATATAAGCCAGTagggtaccggtcaactcggtctgaagtcaactcggtccgaaGCCAACTCGGTCCGAAGTCAACGCGGTCCAAAGTCAACTCGGTGCAAAGTCAACTCGGTCAGAATCTTGCTACAATTACACTAGTGTCGAAGATGCGGGTTACGTGAATTTGGACTCAATAAATCTCTCTGGAATGATGACATCAAGTTCAAGTGCAAATCATTTATTATCCAtactgttttcatttttttttaaaacagaaaaattgaaaatatcCATTTTATATTGAGGGCTAAAAACTTGCTAATGCTAGGCTAAGCCCGAAAAGTCTTTATCTcataaaacataattatagTGCATGGAGAAAGGTGCCAACATAATacacctggcaagtagatacacaaatggtgttacccTAAATCAAATAAGATAAACATAAGGTTtgataaaaagaaacattttgaacaaaattgcaATAATATAAGGCACCGTATAATGCAGGACGTACATAGTGTGCCATTCTATCATGACTGCACGTGCGGCAACATTGGTGGCTTACAAaccatgggtcgatttcacgaagatTTCAGACTAGTCTAAACTCCCAGTGGTGTATTTCAAagagtgaagactagtcttatctcgaattaggacgagttactcgtcctgacTTAGGATTGGCCTTAAGTGttgaatatctcctaggactagtcctaagttacagtcctagttaggactacctttgtgaaatcgactccgGGTAGGGCTTATCGTCTTTATCAAAGACAATACATTAATTTTCCTGGATGGTACAAAACACTTCCGGTCAGAATTGACTGATGGGTAATGTGACTCCGAGAACCCGAGTTAAAATCACATCTTTTTTATAACTTTCCTCGGCCGGAATTGGCTCAGTCAATCTGGGACGCGGAGTTCGGATCAATTcggacccggaagttaaggcactgtacactactACAttggtaactacatgtactccaaataattacttcgtatgagcaatggagaacttgttgtaggtaaaacattttgagaaaacggcttcctctgaagtaacgtatagtttttgtgaaactgaaaatttctcactcgaataatgAAAGACTGCAGCTGAATCCTTTTGTTATGCATGTGAACGCACACAacgtaatgcaacaagggtgtttctaaTCTTTttatattctcttgcaagttcaatgaccaaatgagttcgaattcaatgaccaaatgagttcGAATTTACGCACACCCAATGGTATCACACACCTTTAAAACATCGGTCGGAAGTGAACATCATTACATTACAATAACTAAAGATGAGGAGTATGATTTGGCCATAAGTATTGTACAAAAAAAGACAAGGTCTAAATGACTCTCTACTTATACTTAAAAATCTAATCGAAACGGAGGTTGATCACGTCATCACAGCTATAGATGGCGCCCTAGTCGGTGCATGCATGCAATTCTAACACATCCTAAACGGCAGCATCTCACTGCATTCCACAACCATTAACAACCAATGTTAAATATCTTATTTGATActtaaaatttaataattttaatatttaaaaaaaaattatcaatgtATTGCTTTACTTGGGGAATAGGGCAACTCTTAACTGACTCTTCATAGAAAATGACAGTTAATGAAAATGCATTTTATGGTTGGCCTACTTCGACAGCTTGCTGGGAATCTTCTTCGTTATTGTCTTTTCCCACAATTTCTTCAACGTCGGTGCCGACTTTGTTATCGTCGGCACAGCACACAATAGCCATGCGGTACAACTGCAGCATGATGACCAGGAAGTTCTTAAGAGTAAAGAACAACATCAtctgattgatgatattgtAGTCAATCAAAAGATAGAGCCTCATAGCCAAGAAAGGCCCGTCTTGCATTACGATGGTGATCCATAAAGCCCAGATTTCATTCTCGCAACATCCGAAACATCCCTTGCAAGATTTGCCCCCAGAGATCTTAGCTGCTCTAGCTCTCGGGGCAGAAACCGAGGTGAGGACCAGGGTGAACTGAAGCAAGCTCCAGCTCCATAGGCCCAGGATCAAAATAATCAAGAAAAGGTTACAGATGACCGCTTGCTCCTTCAATGTCTCCAAGGAAAACTCCAAGATGTCCGCCGCCATACCGATGTACACCAGGAGGAGTTGTGAGAGCTGGTCACGTGTGAGCGATCCCTTGGGGAGGAGCCATCTTCCCAGGAGAAGAAGAGCAAGAAGGAATTGCTCCAAGGCCAAGCTCCAAGAATCGTCCGTCAGAGCAACTGGTATGTTTATCTGCAACTGCAGTCACAACAatacacaaataattattagagaAGTTTATACACCGTGCTGGGTCAATGTATAGCCTACACTATACTCTCCGGTCAGAATTGAGAGtttgaaattgttatttttggtCCGGATCTACTATTTATACTATTTCCCGGACATCTTATTGTTTAATACCACGCTTCCCTTTTCTTCACCCCTTTCAAGCCGAGCCAGTCTGTTTTTGCTCCGTCCGTCTTACAATCTTGTCTTTATAATGTATACAGGTTTTCCTCCTAAGCTCATCTTCAAAATATTCTGAACATCAAGAAGAGCTGTCAACATTGTAAAATTCTTTGTGTCATCACTCAACGATTAAAAGTGGTAAATCAATCTTAGATTTTGTGAAATGTTATCTTATTCCCTGTCCTgtgccatatacatgtatatatgaaGGCTTTCTCAAGATGTGGGTAAAAATCTTTCACggtacatttaaaataaatgattgTGTCTTACCCCTGATATAGCGTCGGAGCTCAGTGAAGATGAATTGTACACTGTTTCAGATGAACAATCTTCTAGGTTCATCGAATCTCGGTAGTCGATCCGTTTTCCATAAAGGTCAAAGTTGAGGAGCCACAGCCCGGGCACAACACTGGCGAGGTACAGGAACACACTCGGGCAAAACCTACCAGGAGAGTTGAGAATTACATCTTCAAAAATGTGTCTAAATTTACACAATTCTAATTCCATTTTGAACACATGGACAACTATTTATGAGATAAAGGAGCACAATTTTAAGTGTATACCGGCGTTGCATAACGTGATGgtgatttacatttttgttttatggggggaaaaatacaattatttaaattgaatttaaattaatttatgtaaGGAAAGACCGGTTACGTCGTCATCGTGGAGTCGTGTCTATCATCCTAGCTCGGGAGTGGCAAAGTTTATATTCTTGTTCAACCCATAAATATTTCATTCAACGTATGATTTCTGTATAATTGTAGGCTTTTATTTGCTTCGTGTAGTTTT includes the following:
- the LOC117297716 gene encoding transmembrane protein 26-like, encoding MGMISVIKAILARSLFAIHGMLTVWRVTDVNSNPLFYLLIIPICLLPLEMILTLKVTKNGEWKWFCPSVFLYLASVVPGLWLLNFDLYGKRIDYRDSMNLEDCSSETVYNSSSLSSDAISGLQINIPVALTDDSWSLALEQFLLALLLLGRWLLPKGSLTRDQLSQLLLVYIGMAADILEFSLETLKEQAVICNLFLIILILGLWSWSLLQFTLVLTSVSAPRARAAKISGGKSCKGCFGCCENEIWALWITIVMQDGPFLAMRLYLLIDYNIINQMMLFFTLKNFLVIMLQLYRMAIVCCADDNKVGTDVEEIVGKDNNEEDSQQAVEVGQP